One Triticum dicoccoides isolate Atlit2015 ecotype Zavitan chromosome 5B, WEW_v2.0, whole genome shotgun sequence genomic window carries:
- the LOC119305583 gene encoding serine/threonine-protein kinase RIPK-like — protein MAAKSWNPFSCCVGGARVADDDDDCKRRIRRSVKGCPRSSSRMSFKSLSSLGTLSPEDLSITLSGSNLYAFTYAELRAATGSFSRANYLGCGGFGPVYKGAVDDQLRPGLAAQPVAVKYLDLDCGTQGHKEWLAEVFFLGQLRHKNLVKLIGYCYEDEHRMLVYEFMSGESLEKHLFKSINGSLPWMTRMKIAVGAAKGLAFLHDADPPVIYRDFKASNILLDSDYNTKLSDFGLAQDGPQGDETHVTTRVMGTHGYAAPEYIMTGHLTAKSDVYSFGVVLLELLSGLRSVDRARRLREQNLVAWSRPYLKQPDRLYEVMDPTLECQYSCKGAQVAALVAYKCLSQNPKSRPTMREVVKALEPVLGMEDFFPVGPFVFTVIVDEDKVVDMNVEVEEKHQHHHQNHQDMHRQKYPDSAIHAGIVFRGLDGFTTGYTGVQRQQQRSSSYHREKGA, from the exons ATGGCCGCGAAATCTTGGAACCCATTCTCGTGCTGCGTGGGCGGGGCCAGAGtggcggacgacgacgacgactgcaAGCGGCGGATCAGGCGGAGCGTGAAAGGCTGCCCGAGGTCGTCGTCGAGGATGTCGTTCAAGAGCCTGAGCTCGTTGGGGACGCTGTCGCCGGAGGACCTGTCCATCACGCTGTCGGGCTCCAACCTGTACGCCTTCACCTACGCCGAGCTCCGCGCCGCCACGGGGAGCTTCTCGCGCGCCAACTACCTCGGCTGCGGCGGCTTCGGCCCGGTCTACAAGGGCGCCGTCGACGACCAGCTCCGCCCCGGGCTGGCCGCGCAGCCCGTCGCCGTCAAGTACCTCGACCTGGACTGCGGCACGCAGGGCCACAAGGAGTGGCTG GCTGAGGTTTTCTTTCTTGGGCAACTGAGGCACAAGAACCTGGTGAAACTGATCGGCTACTGCTACGAGGATGAGCACCGGATGCTGGTCTACGAGTTCATGAGCGGCGAGAGCCTGGAGAAGCACCTCTTCAAGA GCATAAATGGCTCTCTCCCGTGGATGACAAGGATGAAGATCGCTGTCGGCGCGGCCAAGGGCCTTGCCTTTCTCCACGACGCAGACCCGCCGGTGATCTACCGCGACTTCAAGGCCTCCAACATCTTGCTCGACTCG GATTACAACACCAAGTTGTCCGACTTTGGGCTGGCCCAGGATGGGCCCCAGGGTGACGAGACACACGTGACAACACGTGTCATGGGAACACATGGTTATGCAGCGCCAGAATACATCATGACGGGCCACTTGACTGCCAAGAGCGATGTATATAGCTTTGGTGTAGTGCTCCTGGAGCTCCTCTCCGGGCTGCGATCTGTGGACCGTGCACGACGGCTGAGGGAGCAGAACCTGGTGGCTTGGTCTAGACCATACCTCAAGCAACCCGACAGATTGTACGAAGTCATGGACCCAACTCTCGAGTGTCAATACTCATGCAAAGGCGCCCAGGTGGCAGCACTGGTGGCATACAAGTGTCTCAGCCAGAACCCAAAGTCTAGGCCCACCATGAGGGAGGTGGTAAAAGCCCTCGAGCCCGTCCTCGGCATGGAAGACTTCTTTCCTGTGGGCCCATTTGTGTTCACAGTCATTGTGGATGAGGACAAGGTAGTGGACATGAATGTGGAGGTCGAGGAGaagcaccaacatcatcaccagaaCCATCAAGACATGCACCGACAGAAGTACCCTGACTCAGCAATCCATGCCGGCATTGTGTTCCGTGGCCTTGATGGGTTCACTACCGGGTACACTGGTGTGCAGCGGCAGCAACAAAGGTCGTCGAGCTACCACCGGGAGAAAGGGGCATAG